The following proteins come from a genomic window of Candidatus Bathyarchaeota archaeon:
- the pyrH gene encoding UMP kinase, with product MVSLRVVVRVGGSVVASPVESTLIVKYVDLLKDLKKLGHEVVAVVGGGVLARDFIRVAGELKLDESSKDWVAIFVSRLVGLLFVMRLGELGCGSVPISLDEAVECLKRGKIVVMGGLKPGMTTDAVAALVAEKVKAELLVKATDQRGIYTKDPKKHPDAKKIDRLGFDDLFRLFDENKHKAGINQILDPEAVRVLQKSRTKTVVVNGFEPKNVLLAVKGKKVGTVIC from the coding sequence GTGGTTTCGTTGAGGGTTGTGGTTCGTGTCGGCGGTTCGGTGGTAGCCTCTCCAGTGGAGTCTACGCTTATAGTCAAGTATGTGGATTTGTTGAAGGATTTGAAGAAGCTGGGGCATGAGGTTGTTGCGGTTGTTGGTGGCGGCGTGTTGGCGCGTGATTTTATTAGGGTTGCGGGTGAGCTGAAGTTAGATGAGTCGAGTAAGGATTGGGTTGCGATTTTTGTTTCACGTTTGGTTGGTTTGTTGTTTGTTATGCGTTTAGGTGAGTTGGGTTGTGGTTCTGTGCCGATTTCTTTGGATGAGGCTGTTGAGTGTTTGAAGCGTGGGAAGATTGTTGTTATGGGTGGTTTGAAGCCTGGGATGACTACGGATGCGGTTGCGGCTTTGGTGGCTGAGAAGGTGAAGGCTGAACTGTTAGTAAAGGCCACTGATCAACGTGGCATCTATACTAAGGATCCGAAGAAGCATCCGGATGCAAAAAAGATTGATAGGTTAGGTTTTGACGATTTGTTTCGATTGTTTGATGAGAATAAACATAAGGCTGGGATAAATCAAATTTTAGACCCTGAGGCTGTTCGTGTTCTTCAGAAAAGTAGGACGAAGACGGTTGTGGTGAATGGTTTTGAGCCGAAAAATGTGTTGTTGGCTGTGAAGGGTAAAAAAGTTGGGACGGTGATCTGTTAG
- a CDS encoding cupin domain-containing protein — MSLKEVLKNWVKELWIAQEKEYGGKILIIKQNHHTSQHYHKDKKETIYCFKGEVDIILKNRVVTLKEGDDITLDQRTIHRIIGKKNSVLFEVSTPQLADVVRLEEETKNT; from the coding sequence ATCAGTTTGAAAGAGGTACTCAAAAACTGGGTAAAAGAACTCTGGATAGCACAAGAAAAAGAATACGGCGGAAAAATCCTCATCATAAAACAAAACCACCACACAAGCCAACACTACCACAAAGACAAAAAAGAAACCATATACTGCTTCAAAGGCGAAGTAGATATAATCCTAAAAAACCGCGTAGTCACGCTGAAAGAAGGAGACGACATAACCCTCGATCAACGAACGATCCACAGAATCATAGGCAAAAAGAACTCAGTCCTATTTGAAGTGTCCACGCCTCAACTAGCAGACGTAGTAAGACTAGAAGAAGAAACAAAAAACACCTAA